Proteins encoded in a region of the Streptomyces liliiviolaceus genome:
- a CDS encoding RDD family protein, with the protein MSRALAGLVDAFVVAGLGLAVQLGAGALRLLVSGPPFRLPDPPVWLSGLCGWSIALLYLAAGWVVTGSTVGGRLLGLRVTGRSGRLPGVLRALARAALCLLFPLGLLWIPVSRRRASVQDLVLATTVHYDRM; encoded by the coding sequence GTGTCGCGGGCCCTGGCGGGCCTGGTCGACGCGTTCGTGGTCGCCGGGCTCGGGCTCGCCGTGCAGCTCGGGGCAGGCGCCCTGCGGCTGCTCGTCAGCGGGCCGCCGTTCCGGCTGCCGGACCCACCGGTCTGGCTGTCCGGTCTGTGCGGCTGGAGCATCGCCCTGCTCTATCTCGCGGCCGGCTGGGTCGTGACCGGCAGCACCGTGGGCGGCCGGCTTTTGGGCCTGCGCGTCACCGGCCGCTCGGGCAGGCTGCCGGGTGTCCTGCGCGCCCTCGCGCGTGCCGCGCTGTGCCTGCTGTTCCCCCTCGGCCTGCTGTGGATCCCGGTGAGCAGGCGCCGTGCGTCGGTCCAGGATCTCGTCCTGGCCACCACCGTCCACTACGACAGGATGTGA
- a CDS encoding MFS transporter, which produces MPPNPPETRAPGQTARPARRVLAPLALAQFICSYAGSNMNVMINDISEDLDTTVQGVQTVITVFLLTMAALMIPGGKLTDRYGRKRCFLAGLTVYGVGAVLSALAPGLAILGLGYSILQGIGTALLIPPVYILTTLLFPDVTSRARAFGTVMALGGIGAAAGPLIGGLITSAIGWRAAFVFQAAVVALIIVLSRQVPDPLPPEPERHFDMGGAVLSAVGLVLVVMGILAADDNGWLMAGLLLLGALVLVWLFRWVRAKERSGREPLFSTSLFHDRTSNLGLVTQHAQWLMLMGVSFVVAAYLQVVRGYDAIETGAIFTAATLGILAASLAAERLVQRWPQRTLILVGFGVTICGIALLIVMASGSPSVWAFTPGLLLIGLGLGVMLTPSVNVVQSSFGEERQGEISGLSRSVSNLGSSLGTAIAGTILVADPAAGPYAVALGVLAVVGLGGLAAAAMLPRQQPGA; this is translated from the coding sequence ATGCCACCGAATCCCCCTGAAACGAGGGCCCCGGGACAGACAGCGCGCCCCGCGCGACGCGTCCTGGCCCCGCTCGCGCTCGCCCAGTTCATCTGCAGCTACGCCGGCTCCAACATGAACGTCATGATCAACGACATCAGCGAGGACCTGGACACCACCGTCCAGGGCGTGCAGACCGTCATCACGGTCTTCCTGCTGACGATGGCGGCGCTGATGATCCCGGGCGGGAAGCTGACCGACCGCTACGGCCGCAAACGCTGCTTCCTCGCCGGCCTCACCGTCTACGGGGTGGGAGCCGTGCTCAGCGCACTCGCGCCGGGCCTCGCGATCCTCGGCCTCGGCTACTCGATCCTCCAGGGGATCGGCACGGCCCTGCTCATCCCGCCCGTCTACATCCTCACCACGCTGCTGTTCCCCGATGTGACCTCCCGGGCCCGCGCGTTCGGGACCGTCATGGCGCTGGGCGGGATCGGCGCCGCCGCGGGGCCTCTGATCGGCGGGCTCATCACCTCGGCGATCGGCTGGCGGGCCGCCTTCGTCTTCCAGGCGGCGGTGGTCGCCCTGATCATCGTGCTGAGCCGCCAGGTCCCGGACCCCCTGCCGCCGGAGCCGGAGCGGCACTTCGACATGGGCGGCGCCGTCCTGTCGGCGGTCGGTCTGGTCCTCGTCGTCATGGGCATCCTGGCCGCCGACGACAACGGCTGGCTGATGGCGGGCCTGCTGCTGCTCGGCGCGCTCGTCCTGGTGTGGCTCTTCCGCTGGGTGCGCGCGAAGGAACGGTCCGGCCGGGAACCGCTGTTCTCGACGAGCCTGTTCCACGACCGCACGTCCAACCTCGGGCTCGTCACCCAGCACGCCCAGTGGCTGATGCTGATGGGGGTGTCGTTCGTGGTGGCCGCGTATCTCCAGGTCGTACGCGGGTACGACGCCATCGAGACCGGGGCGATCTTCACCGCGGCCACCCTCGGCATCCTCGCGGCCTCGCTCGCCGCCGAGCGTCTGGTGCAGCGGTGGCCGCAGCGCACGCTCATCCTCGTGGGCTTCGGCGTCACGATCTGCGGGATCGCCCTGCTCATCGTGATGGCCTCCGGCTCGCCGAGCGTCTGGGCCTTCACCCCCGGACTGCTCCTCATCGGCCTCGGACTCGGCGTGATGCTCACCCCGTCGGTCAATGTCGTCCAGTCGAGCTTCGGCGAGGAGCGGCAGGGCGAGATCTCGGGGCTCTCCCGCAGTGTGTCGAACCTCGGCTCGTCGCTCGGCACGGCGATCGCGGGCACGATCCTCGTCGCCGACCCCGCCGCGGGACCGTACGCGGTGGCTCTGGGCGTCCTGGCCGTCGTCGGCCTGGGCGGACTCGCCGCCGCGGCCATGCTGCCCAGGCAACAGCCCGGCGCGTGA
- a CDS encoding SulP family inorganic anion transporter, producing MPGDRKSASSVPPGLRTLLAYRREWLAKDVVAGVVLTTLLVPQGMAYAELAGLPAITGLYTSVLCLLAYAVFGPSRILVLGPDSSLGPMIAATVLPLIVAGGDSGRAVALASMLALMVGAITILAGVAKLGFIADLISKPTMIGYMNGLALTILIGQLPKLFGFKTDADGLLAEVGDFFQGLADGKAVPAAVAVGVTGIVLILVLQRWLPKVPAVLVMVLLAIAATSLLDLGRHGVGLVGELPRGFPPLTWPDIRWDDLGPLFVGALGIALVSLADTISNATAFATRSGQEVRGNEEMVAIGAANMAAGLFQGFPVSTSGSRTAVAERAGARSQLTGVVGAGLIVLMLVLLPGLFRNLPQPALAAVVITASLSLADLPGTVRLWRQRRTEFLLTIAAFLGVALLGVLPGIAVAVGLSILNVFRRAWWPYNTVLGRVPGLEGYHDVRSYPEAEHLPGLVIHRFDGPLFFANAKAFRNEVTRLALGEPQPVWVLIAAEPVTDVDTTAADELEELDESLNERGISLVFAELKDPVRRKIEQYGLTRTIEPDHFFPTIEAAVAAYREKTGARWAATDRPAPPQD from the coding sequence ATGCCAGGTGACAGGAAGAGCGCTTCGAGCGTCCCGCCCGGCCTGCGTACGCTCCTGGCCTACCGGCGGGAGTGGCTCGCCAAGGACGTCGTCGCGGGCGTCGTCCTCACCACGCTGCTCGTGCCGCAGGGCATGGCGTACGCGGAGCTGGCGGGACTGCCCGCGATCACCGGGCTGTACACGTCCGTGCTCTGTCTGCTCGCCTACGCCGTGTTCGGCCCGTCCCGCATCCTGGTGCTCGGCCCGGACTCCTCGCTGGGCCCGATGATCGCCGCCACGGTCCTGCCCCTGATCGTCGCGGGAGGGGACAGCGGGCGGGCCGTGGCGCTCGCCTCGATGCTCGCGCTCATGGTCGGGGCGATCACGATCCTGGCGGGGGTGGCGAAGCTCGGCTTCATCGCCGACCTCATCTCCAAGCCCACGATGATCGGCTACATGAACGGCCTGGCGCTCACCATCCTGATCGGGCAGCTGCCGAAGCTGTTCGGCTTCAAGACGGACGCCGACGGGCTGCTCGCCGAGGTCGGGGACTTCTTCCAGGGACTGGCCGACGGGAAGGCGGTGCCCGCCGCCGTGGCGGTGGGCGTCACGGGGATCGTGCTGATCCTGGTCCTGCAGCGCTGGCTGCCGAAGGTGCCGGCGGTCCTCGTCATGGTGCTGCTGGCGATCGCCGCGACCTCGCTCCTCGACCTGGGCCGGCACGGCGTCGGCCTGGTCGGTGAACTCCCCCGCGGTTTCCCGCCGCTGACCTGGCCCGACATCCGTTGGGACGACCTCGGTCCGCTCTTCGTCGGCGCGCTGGGCATCGCGCTCGTCTCGCTCGCCGACACCATCTCCAACGCCACGGCGTTCGCCACCCGCTCGGGCCAGGAGGTCCGCGGCAACGAGGAGATGGTCGCGATCGGCGCGGCGAACATGGCGGCCGGGCTGTTCCAGGGCTTCCCCGTCAGTACGAGCGGGTCGCGCACGGCAGTGGCCGAACGGGCGGGCGCCCGGAGCCAGCTCACCGGGGTCGTCGGGGCCGGCCTGATCGTCCTCATGCTGGTGCTGCTCCCCGGGCTGTTCCGCAATCTGCCCCAGCCCGCGCTGGCCGCCGTGGTGATCACGGCGTCGCTGTCCCTGGCCGACCTCCCGGGGACGGTACGGCTGTGGCGTCAGCGCAGGACGGAGTTTCTGCTGACGATCGCGGCCTTCCTCGGGGTGGCCCTGCTCGGTGTGCTGCCCGGGATCGCGGTCGCCGTCGGTCTGTCCATCCTCAATGTCTTCCGGCGGGCCTGGTGGCCGTACAACACCGTTCTGGGACGGGTGCCGGGTCTTGAGGGCTACCACGACGTCCGCTCGTACCCCGAGGCCGAGCATCTGCCCGGACTGGTGATCCACCGCTTCGACGGTCCGCTGTTCTTCGCCAACGCCAAGGCGTTCCGCAACGAGGTGACACGGCTGGCCCTCGGCGAACCGCAGCCCGTCTGGGTGCTGATCGCGGCCGAGCCGGTGACCGACGTGGACACCACGGCCGCCGACGAACTGGAGGAACTGGACGAGTCGCTCAACGAACGCGGCATCAGCCTGGTGTTCGCCGAACTGAAGGACCCGGTGCGACGCAAGATCGAGCAGTACGGACTGACCCGGACCATCGAGCCGGACCACTTCTTCCCCACCATCGAGGCCGCCGTCGCCGCCTACCGGGAGAAGACCGGCGCCCGGTGGGCGGCGACGGACCGGCCGGCGCCTCCTCAGGACTGA
- a CDS encoding alpha-amylase family protein, with protein MSPIPAQPVVHEVNTRVWLRELQRRTGRHGGLGDVPKDAWDEITPHGIDAVWLMGVWERSPQGRDIALRDPSLRAAFTRAVPDLHEEEIAGSPYCIRRYEVDADLGGSAGLAAARAELAGRGIGLLLDYVPNHVAPDSPWTAEHPEYFVRGSEDDLRGDPAAYLSVEGQVLARGRDPFFPPWPDVVQLNAFEPALRAATTDVLMRIGDQCDGVRCDMAMLMMNDIFARTWGERAGERPAEDFWPTVVSGVRRAHPDMVFAAEAYWDREFDLQQQGFDFCYDKRLYDRLLHESPGSVRGHLTADETYQRKLVRFLENHDEPRAAHTMDPAKERAAAVMIATLPGATLWHEGQFTGRRTQLPVFLDRRPDETPDLALRAFHETLLGAVHRSGMRTGQWRLLACEGWPDNSSHRDLLAWGWSGGAGRFLTVVNLSGHRAQARIRLPWPELGAEERTLTSLLDAVRYPRSGAELTGPGLFVDLDAWGTHVLSVG; from the coding sequence ATGAGCCCGATCCCCGCACAGCCCGTCGTCCACGAGGTCAACACCCGTGTCTGGCTCCGCGAGCTCCAGCGGCGGACCGGCCGCCACGGAGGACTGGGCGACGTCCCCAAGGACGCCTGGGACGAGATCACCCCGCACGGCATCGACGCCGTATGGCTCATGGGCGTGTGGGAGCGCAGCCCGCAGGGCCGGGACATCGCGCTGCGGGACCCGTCCCTGCGCGCCGCCTTCACCCGGGCCGTGCCCGACCTCCACGAGGAGGAGATCGCCGGATCGCCGTACTGCATCCGCCGCTACGAGGTCGACGCGGACCTCGGCGGGAGCGCGGGACTCGCCGCCGCGCGCGCCGAACTGGCGGGCAGGGGCATCGGACTGCTCCTCGACTACGTGCCCAACCACGTGGCGCCGGACAGCCCCTGGACGGCCGAGCACCCCGAGTACTTCGTCCGGGGGAGCGAGGACGACCTGCGCGGCGATCCGGCGGCCTACCTCTCCGTCGAGGGCCAGGTCCTGGCCCGTGGCCGCGACCCCTTCTTCCCGCCCTGGCCGGACGTGGTGCAGCTCAACGCCTTCGAGCCCGCCCTGCGCGCGGCCACCACGGACGTCCTCATGCGGATCGGCGACCAGTGCGACGGCGTCCGCTGCGACATGGCGATGCTCATGATGAACGACATCTTCGCCCGCACCTGGGGCGAGCGCGCGGGGGAGCGGCCGGCGGAGGACTTCTGGCCCACCGTCGTCTCCGGCGTACGACGCGCGCATCCCGACATGGTCTTCGCCGCCGAGGCGTACTGGGACCGCGAGTTCGACCTCCAGCAGCAGGGCTTCGACTTCTGCTACGACAAACGGCTCTACGACCGGCTGCTGCACGAGAGCCCCGGGTCCGTCCGCGGACACCTCACGGCGGACGAGACCTACCAGCGCAAGCTCGTACGGTTCCTGGAGAACCACGACGAGCCGCGGGCCGCGCACACGATGGACCCGGCGAAGGAACGGGCCGCGGCCGTCATGATCGCCACCCTGCCCGGGGCGACCCTGTGGCACGAGGGGCAGTTCACCGGGCGCCGCACCCAGCTGCCGGTCTTCCTGGACCGACGGCCCGACGAGACACCGGACCTCGCGCTGCGCGCCTTCCACGAGACGCTGCTCGGCGCCGTCCACCGCAGCGGGATGCGCACCGGACAGTGGCGGCTCCTCGCCTGCGAGGGCTGGCCCGACAACTCCTCCCACCGCGATCTGCTCGCCTGGGGCTGGTCGGGCGGGGCGGGCCGTTTCCTGACGGTGGTCAACCTCTCCGGACACCGCGCCCAGGCGAGGATCCGCCTGCCGTGGCCCGAACTCGGCGCCGAGGAGAGGACGTTGACGAGTCTGCTCGACGCCGTCCGGTACCCGCGCTCCGGCGCCGAACTGACCGGTCCCGGACTCTTCGTGGACCTGGACGCCTGGGGCACGCACGTCCTGTCCGTCGGCTAG
- a CDS encoding MGH1-like glycoside hydrolase domain-containing protein: MNARTSGERIGPTGDDGGRWRLWGPYLSERQWGTVREDYSDGGDAWSYFPHDHARSRTYRWGEDGLGGICDEKQRLCLALALWNGRDPILKERAFGLTNGEGNHGEDVKEYYFYLDSTPSHSYMKYLYKYPQAEFPYNDLVAVNRERSRQEYEYELLDTGVFDESRYFDVTVEYAKASSDDVLARVTVDNRGPDEATLHVLPTLWFRNTWSWQDGGDAPKPRMSAAGGPHGTATIRAEHPQLGTYDCRFGEEVPLLFTENETNAERLFGTPNSSPYVKDGIGRYVVDGEREAVNPAREGTKAAAHHTLTLPAGGSATLRLRIAPTDAQPAGSQGLDSQGFDVRGFEAVFEDRIAEADAFYRGLTPEGADEDRARVQRQALAGMLWSKQYYLFDLETWLAEHGLDPWSMPRPGVRNREWFHMVSDDIVSMPDKWEYPWFAAWDLAFHTVAFATVDVRFAKEQLELLLKDTFLHPNGQIPAYEWNFADVNPPVHAWAAYFVYLMEERTTGRADREFLERAFQKLLTNFTWWVNRKDPDDRNVFEGGFLGLDNIGVFDRSAPLPTGGRLEQADGTAWMALYCQAMLQIAVELVEHNQAYEDLVLKFFEHYLWIAASMDRVGDLGDELWDEEDGFYYDVLRLPDGQAVRLKVRSMVGLLPLCAATVFRPAQLAKVSGLGDRLRRFADRHPSLSVTLTSVQAGTSGGPRLLSVVDEKKLLRVLSYLLSEEEFLSPYGIRSLSRHHAEHPYRFWVRGEEYRVGYLPAESDTGMFGGNSNWRGPVWFPMNALVVRALLNLYGFYGDDLTVECPTGSGVRMTLFEVAQEISERLTRLFLRGEDGRRPVHGGQRILQDDPHWRDLISFYEYFHGDNGAGMGASHQTGWTGLVATLMTVFGTLTPNDFLTDRAKKGTP, encoded by the coding sequence ATGAACGCGCGGACGAGCGGCGAGCGGATCGGTCCGACCGGCGACGACGGGGGCCGATGGCGTCTGTGGGGCCCCTATCTGAGCGAGCGTCAGTGGGGCACGGTCCGGGAGGACTACAGCGACGGCGGTGACGCGTGGTCCTACTTCCCGCACGATCACGCGCGCTCCCGGACCTACCGGTGGGGCGAGGACGGACTGGGCGGGATCTGCGACGAGAAGCAGCGGCTGTGCCTGGCGCTCGCCCTGTGGAACGGCCGCGACCCGATCCTCAAGGAGCGCGCCTTCGGCCTCACCAACGGCGAGGGCAACCACGGCGAGGACGTCAAGGAGTACTACTTCTACCTGGACAGCACGCCGAGCCACTCCTACATGAAGTACCTGTACAAGTACCCGCAGGCCGAGTTCCCGTACAACGACCTGGTGGCCGTCAATCGCGAACGCAGCAGGCAGGAGTACGAGTACGAACTCCTCGACACCGGTGTCTTCGACGAGAGCCGCTACTTCGACGTGACGGTGGAGTACGCCAAGGCGTCGTCCGACGACGTACTGGCCCGCGTCACCGTCGACAACCGCGGTCCCGACGAGGCGACCCTGCACGTCCTGCCGACCCTCTGGTTCCGCAACACCTGGTCGTGGCAGGACGGCGGCGACGCCCCGAAACCGCGGATGAGCGCGGCCGGCGGTCCGCACGGCACGGCGACGATCCGCGCCGAGCACCCGCAACTGGGCACCTACGACTGCCGGTTCGGGGAAGAGGTACCGCTGCTGTTCACGGAGAACGAGACGAACGCCGAGCGGCTCTTCGGCACGCCCAACTCCTCCCCGTACGTCAAGGACGGTATCGGCAGGTACGTGGTCGACGGCGAGCGGGAAGCCGTCAATCCGGCCCGGGAGGGCACCAAGGCGGCGGCGCACCACACGCTCACCCTCCCCGCGGGCGGTTCGGCGACACTGCGGCTGAGGATCGCGCCCACGGACGCGCAGCCGGCCGGCTCCCAAGGCCTCGACTCCCAAGGCTTCGACGTCCGCGGTTTCGAGGCCGTGTTCGAGGACCGGATCGCCGAAGCCGACGCCTTCTACCGCGGGCTGACCCCCGAGGGCGCCGACGAGGACCGGGCCCGGGTGCAGCGGCAGGCGCTCGCCGGGATGCTCTGGTCGAAGCAGTACTACCTGTTCGACCTGGAGACCTGGCTGGCCGAGCACGGCCTGGACCCCTGGAGCATGCCGCGGCCCGGGGTGCGCAACCGCGAGTGGTTCCACATGGTCAGCGACGACATCGTGTCCATGCCCGACAAGTGGGAGTACCCCTGGTTCGCCGCCTGGGACCTGGCGTTCCACACCGTGGCCTTCGCGACCGTGGACGTCCGCTTCGCCAAGGAACAGCTCGAACTGCTGCTCAAGGACACCTTCCTGCACCCCAACGGCCAGATCCCGGCCTACGAGTGGAACTTCGCCGACGTCAACCCGCCGGTGCACGCCTGGGCCGCGTACTTCGTCTATCTGATGGAGGAGCGCACCACCGGCCGCGCCGACCGCGAGTTCCTGGAGCGCGCCTTCCAGAAGCTCCTGACGAACTTCACCTGGTGGGTCAACCGCAAGGACCCGGACGACCGCAACGTCTTCGAGGGCGGCTTCCTCGGCCTCGACAACATCGGCGTCTTCGACCGCAGCGCGCCCCTGCCCACCGGCGGCCGGCTCGAACAGGCCGACGGCACCGCGTGGATGGCCCTCTACTGCCAGGCGATGCTCCAGATAGCCGTGGAACTCGTCGAGCACAACCAGGCGTACGAGGATCTGGTCCTGAAGTTCTTCGAGCACTACCTGTGGATCGCCGCCTCCATGGACCGGGTCGGCGACCTCGGCGACGAACTCTGGGACGAGGAGGACGGGTTCTACTACGACGTCCTGCGGCTGCCCGACGGCCAGGCCGTACGGCTCAAGGTCCGCTCGATGGTCGGACTGCTCCCGCTCTGCGCGGCCACCGTCTTCCGGCCCGCCCAGCTGGCCAAGGTGTCCGGCCTCGGCGACCGGCTGCGCCGCTTCGCGGACCGCCACCCCTCGCTCTCCGTCACGCTCACCTCCGTCCAGGCGGGTACGTCGGGCGGGCCCCGGCTGCTGTCCGTGGTCGACGAGAAGAAACTGCTCAGGGTGCTCTCGTACCTGCTGTCCGAGGAGGAGTTCCTCAGCCCCTACGGCATCAGGTCCCTCTCCCGCCACCACGCCGAACACCCCTACCGCTTCTGGGTGCGCGGCGAGGAGTACCGGGTCGGCTATCTGCCCGCCGAGTCGGACACGGGGATGTTCGGCGGCAACTCCAACTGGCGCGGACCCGTGTGGTTCCCCATGAACGCCCTCGTCGTCCGGGCCCTGCTCAACCTGTACGGCTTCTACGGCGACGACCTCACCGTGGAGTGCCCGACGGGGTCCGGCGTCCGCATGACCCTCTTCGAGGTCGCCCAGGAGATCTCCGAGCGGCTCACCCGGCTCTTCCTGCGCGGCGAGGACGGACGCAGGCCCGTCCACGGAGGCCAGCGGATCCTCCAGGACGACCCGCACTGGCGGGACCTCATCTCCTTCTACGAGTACTTCCACGGCGACAACGGCGCCGGGATGGGCGCCTCCCACCAGACCGGCTGGACAGGACTGGTCGCCACACTGATGACTGTCTTCGGCACGCTCACCCCGAACGACTTCCTGACCGACCGCGCCAAGAAGGGGACACCATGA
- a CDS encoding DUF1269 domain-containing protein, which yields MVRIGPVQLLTVEFGPDAKFEGRIIDELVALDRSGQVRLLDLLFVQKEADGSLVTLDYQAEGMGQTVAALLGISREVLEGAEAEFPSLAEGNAFGLAPDDILGLAGQLTPGTAAGFVLLEHTWARELRAAIRDAGGVPVAEGFLTEESLGLVVVEITDAVARLDEAASEQTRKGRTSGRDTRRS from the coding sequence ATGGTCAGGATCGGACCTGTGCAACTGCTGACGGTCGAGTTCGGACCCGACGCGAAGTTCGAGGGAAGGATCATCGACGAGCTCGTGGCGCTCGACCGCAGCGGCCAAGTCCGCTTGCTGGACCTGCTCTTCGTACAGAAGGAGGCCGACGGAAGTCTCGTCACGCTCGACTACCAGGCCGAGGGCATGGGGCAGACCGTCGCCGCCCTGCTCGGCATCTCGCGCGAGGTGCTGGAGGGCGCGGAGGCGGAGTTCCCGTCGCTGGCCGAGGGGAACGCCTTCGGTCTCGCACCGGACGACATCCTGGGCCTGGCGGGGCAACTGACCCCGGGGACCGCCGCCGGCTTCGTCCTGCTGGAACACACCTGGGCCAGGGAACTGAGGGCGGCGATCCGCGACGCGGGCGGCGTGCCCGTCGCGGAGGGCTTCCTCACGGAGGAGTCCCTCGGCCTCGTGGTCGTGGAAATCACCGACGCCGTCGCGCGACTGGACGAGGCGGCCTCGGAACAAACCCGTAAGGGCCGGACGTCCGGCCGTGACACCAGGAGGTCCTGA
- a CDS encoding DUF1269 domain-containing protein: MTDLVVLGFSDKEKAESVLRLSKDLSKQELLDLEDAALAWRTPDGKIHVRQSFSPTAHGAAGGALWGTLFGLLFLMPVFGAAVGAGTGALAGKLTDVGINDAFIKEIAGTLEPGRAAVFALVRRSTPDRVREALRPFGPTVLRTSLTKEREEELIATLQQ; the protein is encoded by the coding sequence ATGACCGATCTCGTCGTGCTCGGCTTCTCCGACAAGGAGAAGGCCGAATCCGTGCTGCGCCTCTCGAAGGACCTGTCCAAGCAGGAACTTCTCGACCTGGAGGACGCGGCGCTCGCCTGGCGGACCCCGGACGGCAAGATCCATGTCCGCCAGTCCTTCAGCCCCACCGCGCACGGAGCCGCCGGGGGCGCCCTGTGGGGCACGCTCTTCGGCCTGCTCTTCCTGATGCCGGTGTTCGGTGCCGCGGTCGGCGCGGGCACGGGCGCGCTCGCCGGGAAGCTCACGGACGTGGGCATCAACGACGCGTTCATCAAGGAGATCGCGGGCACGCTCGAACCGGGCCGGGCAGCCGTCTTCGCGCTCGTCCGGCGTTCGACGCCCGACCGGGTGCGCGAGGCGCTGCGTCCGTTCGGTCCCACCGTGCTGCGCACGTCGCTGACCAAGGAGCGCGAGGAGGAGCTGATCGCCACCCTGCAGCAGTGA